The Coleofasciculaceae cyanobacterium genome has a segment encoding these proteins:
- a CDS encoding F0F1 ATP synthase subunit gamma: MANLKAIRDRIASVKNTKKITEAMRLVAAAKVRRAQEQVNFTRPFADSLAQVLYNIQDKLQFEDVDLPLFQQREINKVGLLVVSGDRGLCGGYNANVIRRAENRAKELSAQGIEYTYVLIGRKAKQYFGNRNAPTEKTFVGLEQIPTAPEAAEIGDELLSLFLAEEVDKVELIYTKFVSLIASKPVIQTLLPLTTGSLAVKDDEIFRLTSKGGAFGVERQSVTSKVETYPKDTIFEQDPVQILDALLPLYLNNQILRSLQEAAASELAARMTAMNNASENATELMGTLTLSYNKARQAAITQELSEVVAGANAL, encoded by the coding sequence ATGGCTAATTTAAAAGCGATTCGCGATCGCATCGCATCGGTAAAAAACACTAAAAAAATCACGGAAGCAATGCGCTTGGTCGCTGCTGCTAAAGTTCGTCGCGCCCAAGAACAGGTAAACTTTACTCGCCCTTTTGCCGATAGTTTGGCACAAGTTCTTTATAATATTCAAGACAAACTACAGTTTGAAGATGTCGATCTACCTCTGTTTCAACAAAGAGAAATTAACAAGGTTGGTCTATTAGTAGTTAGTGGCGATCGCGGTTTATGTGGCGGTTACAATGCCAACGTAATTCGTAGAGCTGAAAATAGAGCCAAGGAATTATCAGCACAGGGTATTGAGTATACTTATGTCTTGATTGGGCGTAAAGCGAAGCAATATTTTGGTAATCGTAATGCTCCTACTGAAAAAACTTTTGTCGGACTAGAGCAAATTCCTACCGCACCCGAAGCAGCGGAAATTGGCGATGAATTACTATCTCTGTTTTTAGCAGAAGAAGTAGACAAGGTGGAGCTTATCTATACTAAGTTTGTTTCCTTAATTGCTTCTAAGCCTGTAATTCAAACTTTATTACCGCTAACAACAGGTAGCTTAGCAGTAAAAGATGACGAAATCTTTCGCCTTACTAGTAAAGGCGGTGCATTTGGTGTAGAAAGGCAAAGCGTCACCTCAAAAGTTGAAACATATCCGAAAGATACAATTTTTGAACAAGATCCCGTACAGATCTTAGATGCTTTACTGCCTCTATATCTCAACAACCAAATTTTGCGTTCTTTACAAGAAGCAGCAGCTAGTGAACTTGCAGCGAGAATGACGGCGATGAATAATGCGAGTGAGAATGCAACTGAACTAATGGGAACTTTAACCTTGTCCTATAACAAAGCTAGACAAGCTGCAATTACACAGGAACTTTCCGAGGTAGTTGCTGGTGCTAATGCCTTGTAA